The Lepisosteus oculatus isolate fLepOcu1 chromosome 4, fLepOcu1.hap2, whole genome shotgun sequence genome window below encodes:
- the stn1 gene encoding CST complex subunit STN1 isoform X3 yields the protein MQREKGSSEEEPPSLLWGLDPIFSTFARLYIKDILQMKESCQVPGIFFYCSHPICKVDVLGTVVYKREREDFFCYGVDDGTGVINCLCWKDEQWKEDSEALKSVAKPQGPTLSGFNLAEQFQKLQLAQRRSSHLEIGDLLRVRGPVKTSRQQREISASAYYKVEDPVLAVQISRMMEVPQLYRRFYDKPFQVPHSLQERSSDCDLEGVTSLPSLLGQVCLSLKDFLRKEAVQSFHPNDLETVNSLVSLASHDLQNGPDQQQAARSLSTSKQIHSVFREAIQVLQEEGLLFRKAGSQEEVYQVTEQDKELHRVTKEIICEDSRREKYAEKGCHFLHILSCVRQSYSRNISEAAMRLVLSALECNSDIISTTDSHYTAL from the exons atgcagagagagaaaggaagCTCTGAGGAGGAGCCCCCTTCTCTCCTCTGGGGTCTAGATCCCATCTTCTCTACGTTTGCCAGACTGTACATTAAAGACATCTTGCAAATGAAGGAGTCCTGTCAGGTCCcag GTATATTTTTCTACTGCTCACACCCAATTTGCAAAGTGGATGTTTTAGGAACTGTGGTGTATAAAAGAGAGCGAGAGGACTTCTTCTGCTATGGAG TGGATGATGGCACAGGGGTCATTAACTGTCTCTGCTGGAAGGATGAGCAATGGAAAGAGGATTCTGAAGCTCTTAAAT CAGTAGCCAAGCCACAAGGTCCCACACTGAGCGGGTTTAACCTGGCAGAACAGTTCCAGAAACTGCAGCTGGCCCAGCGGAGAAGCTCCCATCTGGAGATTGGAGACCTTCTGAGGGTCAGAGGCCCTGTCAAGACTTCCAGACAGCAGAGGGAAATCAGCGCCTCCGCCTACT ATAAAGTGGAAGACCCAGTGCTGGCAGTGCAGATCTCTCGGATGATGGAAGTTCCCCAGCTCTATCGGAGGTTCTATGACAAACCCTTTCAAGTTCCACACAGTCTGCAGGAGAGATCAAGTGACTGTGA TTTGGAGGGGGTCACGTCACTTCCCAGCCTGCTTGGACAGGTGTGCTTAAGCCTGAAAGACTTCCTGAGAAAGGAAGCTGTCCAGAGCTTCCACCCCAATGACCTGGAGACAGTGAATTCACTCGTGTCACTAGCTAGCCATGATCTTCAGAATGGCCCAGATCAGCAG CAAGCTGCCAGATCCTTGTCAACctcaaaacaaatacacagtGTGTTCAGAGAGGCCATTCAAGTTCTGCAGGAAGAAGGGCTGTTGTTCCGGAAAGCTGGTTCTCAAGAGGAGGTCTACCAG GTAACTGAGCAGGATAAGGAGCTACACAGGGTGACCAAAGAAATTATCTGTGAGGACTCTAGGCGAGAGAAAT ATGCAGAAAAGGGCTGCCATTTCCTGCATATCCTGTCCTGTGTGAGGCAGAGCTATAGCCGCAATATCAGCGAGGCTGCCATGCGCCTGGTCCTGAGCGCACTGGAGTGCAACAGTGATATAATCAGCACCACGGACAGCCACTATACAGCCCTCTGA
- the stn1 gene encoding CST complex subunit STN1 isoform X2, protein MQREKGSSEEEPPSLLWGLDPIFSTFARLYIKDILQMKESCQVPGIFFYCSHPICKVDVLGTVVYKREREDFFCYGVDDGTGVINCLCWKDEQWKEDSEALKLAKPQGPTLSGFNLAEQFQKLQLAQRRSSHLEIGDLLRVRGPVKTSRQQREISASAYCKRKLYLDILDKVEDPVLAVQISRMMEVPQLYRRFYDKPFQVPHSLQERSSDCDLEGVTSLPSLLGQVCLSLKDFLRKEAVQSFHPNDLETVNSLVSLASHDLQNGPDQQQAARSLSTSKQIHSVFREAIQVLQEEGLLFRKAGSQEEVYQVTEQDKELHRVTKEIICEDSRREKYAEKGCHFLHILSCVRQSYSRNISEAAMRLVLSALECNSDIISTTDSHYTAL, encoded by the exons atgcagagagagaaaggaagCTCTGAGGAGGAGCCCCCTTCTCTCCTCTGGGGTCTAGATCCCATCTTCTCTACGTTTGCCAGACTGTACATTAAAGACATCTTGCAAATGAAGGAGTCCTGTCAGGTCCcag GTATATTTTTCTACTGCTCACACCCAATTTGCAAAGTGGATGTTTTAGGAACTGTGGTGTATAAAAGAGAGCGAGAGGACTTCTTCTGCTATGGAG TGGATGATGGCACAGGGGTCATTAACTGTCTCTGCTGGAAGGATGAGCAATGGAAAGAGGATTCTGAAGCTCTTAAAT TAGCCAAGCCACAAGGTCCCACACTGAGCGGGTTTAACCTGGCAGAACAGTTCCAGAAACTGCAGCTGGCCCAGCGGAGAAGCTCCCATCTGGAGATTGGAGACCTTCTGAGGGTCAGAGGCCCTGTCAAGACTTCCAGACAGCAGAGGGAAATCAGCGCCTCCGCCTACTGTAAGAGAAAATTGTACCTTGACATTTTAG ATAAAGTGGAAGACCCAGTGCTGGCAGTGCAGATCTCTCGGATGATGGAAGTTCCCCAGCTCTATCGGAGGTTCTATGACAAACCCTTTCAAGTTCCACACAGTCTGCAGGAGAGATCAAGTGACTGTGA TTTGGAGGGGGTCACGTCACTTCCCAGCCTGCTTGGACAGGTGTGCTTAAGCCTGAAAGACTTCCTGAGAAAGGAAGCTGTCCAGAGCTTCCACCCCAATGACCTGGAGACAGTGAATTCACTCGTGTCACTAGCTAGCCATGATCTTCAGAATGGCCCAGATCAGCAG CAAGCTGCCAGATCCTTGTCAACctcaaaacaaatacacagtGTGTTCAGAGAGGCCATTCAAGTTCTGCAGGAAGAAGGGCTGTTGTTCCGGAAAGCTGGTTCTCAAGAGGAGGTCTACCAG GTAACTGAGCAGGATAAGGAGCTACACAGGGTGACCAAAGAAATTATCTGTGAGGACTCTAGGCGAGAGAAAT ATGCAGAAAAGGGCTGCCATTTCCTGCATATCCTGTCCTGTGTGAGGCAGAGCTATAGCCGCAATATCAGCGAGGCTGCCATGCGCCTGGTCCTGAGCGCACTGGAGTGCAACAGTGATATAATCAGCACCACGGACAGCCACTATACAGCCCTCTGA
- the stn1 gene encoding CST complex subunit STN1 isoform X1, with product MQREKGSSEEEPPSLLWGLDPIFSTFARLYIKDILQMKESCQVPGIFFYCSHPICKVDVLGTVVYKREREDFFCYGVDDGTGVINCLCWKDEQWKEDSEALKSVAKPQGPTLSGFNLAEQFQKLQLAQRRSSHLEIGDLLRVRGPVKTSRQQREISASAYCKRKLYLDILDKVEDPVLAVQISRMMEVPQLYRRFYDKPFQVPHSLQERSSDCDLEGVTSLPSLLGQVCLSLKDFLRKEAVQSFHPNDLETVNSLVSLASHDLQNGPDQQQAARSLSTSKQIHSVFREAIQVLQEEGLLFRKAGSQEEVYQVTEQDKELHRVTKEIICEDSRREKYAEKGCHFLHILSCVRQSYSRNISEAAMRLVLSALECNSDIISTTDSHYTAL from the exons atgcagagagagaaaggaagCTCTGAGGAGGAGCCCCCTTCTCTCCTCTGGGGTCTAGATCCCATCTTCTCTACGTTTGCCAGACTGTACATTAAAGACATCTTGCAAATGAAGGAGTCCTGTCAGGTCCcag GTATATTTTTCTACTGCTCACACCCAATTTGCAAAGTGGATGTTTTAGGAACTGTGGTGTATAAAAGAGAGCGAGAGGACTTCTTCTGCTATGGAG TGGATGATGGCACAGGGGTCATTAACTGTCTCTGCTGGAAGGATGAGCAATGGAAAGAGGATTCTGAAGCTCTTAAAT CAGTAGCCAAGCCACAAGGTCCCACACTGAGCGGGTTTAACCTGGCAGAACAGTTCCAGAAACTGCAGCTGGCCCAGCGGAGAAGCTCCCATCTGGAGATTGGAGACCTTCTGAGGGTCAGAGGCCCTGTCAAGACTTCCAGACAGCAGAGGGAAATCAGCGCCTCCGCCTACTGTAAGAGAAAATTGTACCTTGACATTTTAG ATAAAGTGGAAGACCCAGTGCTGGCAGTGCAGATCTCTCGGATGATGGAAGTTCCCCAGCTCTATCGGAGGTTCTATGACAAACCCTTTCAAGTTCCACACAGTCTGCAGGAGAGATCAAGTGACTGTGA TTTGGAGGGGGTCACGTCACTTCCCAGCCTGCTTGGACAGGTGTGCTTAAGCCTGAAAGACTTCCTGAGAAAGGAAGCTGTCCAGAGCTTCCACCCCAATGACCTGGAGACAGTGAATTCACTCGTGTCACTAGCTAGCCATGATCTTCAGAATGGCCCAGATCAGCAG CAAGCTGCCAGATCCTTGTCAACctcaaaacaaatacacagtGTGTTCAGAGAGGCCATTCAAGTTCTGCAGGAAGAAGGGCTGTTGTTCCGGAAAGCTGGTTCTCAAGAGGAGGTCTACCAG GTAACTGAGCAGGATAAGGAGCTACACAGGGTGACCAAAGAAATTATCTGTGAGGACTCTAGGCGAGAGAAAT ATGCAGAAAAGGGCTGCCATTTCCTGCATATCCTGTCCTGTGTGAGGCAGAGCTATAGCCGCAATATCAGCGAGGCTGCCATGCGCCTGGTCCTGAGCGCACTGGAGTGCAACAGTGATATAATCAGCACCACGGACAGCCACTATACAGCCCTCTGA